AACAGCCTTCTCCTTGCCAAGGAAGGCTGCCATTTTATCCTGAAAGGCTTCGATTATCTTTCCAGTTCCGTAAATATCGCTATCCAGCTGTCCGTCGATATTTTCAAAAGCATCCTTTAATACTTGAACGTTTCGTTTACCATGGCCTGGCAATTGATATGTCGATTTATTAAAAGCATCCTGTAATGAAATACTCATTGTTAAGCCCCTCCATTCTGTTTATTAATCCGTCCCATCACAATCATATTATAAAATTTTCCGTCAGAAAGCAGTTTGTCATCCTTCAGTATGCCCTCGACTTCAAACCCAAGCTTTTCATAGAGCCTCCGTGCATTTTCATTCGACTCCATCACATTGAGCGTCATTTTCTTAATATCGTTATCGTCTGCCCAGGAAATCGATTCTTGCAAAAGATTTTTACCGATACCATAGCCCCAAAACTCTTTTAATATGCCTACCCCGAATTCAACTTTGTGCCTGAACCTCTTCAAGTCATTTCCAGCACACCTTGAAAACCCAATAAGCCTTCCATTCGTTTCTGCTACCAAGAATATGTTTCTGGCACTCTCACTGTCTGCCTTTATAATAGCTTGAAAACCCTGCGGATCAATGAATGCCTCTCCTGGTTCCCTGTCGAGATTTTCAGTTTCCCCATCAATTTGCAGCCTTAAATCAGACAAAGCTTCTGCATCCATTTCAACTGCGGACCGAATTTTGTAATTCAAATTTTTAATATTAAACTCTTTTTCTCCTATCAGCATTGTAATTCCTCCAAAATATACCTTAGCTTAATTTTAGACATTGAGAACCTTTCTGTATAGTTCAAATCATTTTGCCTATGGCCCAATCAGCAAGTGTACAAGGAAAACCATAAATAAAAGGATGGAATCCGGTGATTCCATCCTCTCATTTATACATTTTTCAACTCTTCGACAGCTTCCATCGCCTGTTCTCTTAGCTTGAACTTTTGAATTTTTCCTGAAGCGGTCATTGGATAGCTTTCAGTGAACTCTATATATCTTGGAATTTTGTGCTTCGAGATTTTGCCTTTGCAATATTCTTTGATTTCTTCTGCTGTGGCTGATTCGCCATCTTTTAAAATAATCCATGCCATGACTTCCTCGCCGTACACGCTGTCTGGAATGCCTACAACCTGGACATCAAGGACTTTCGGATGTTTGTAAAGGAATTCCTCGATTTCGCGCGGATAGATATTTTCCCCGCCCCTGATGATCATATCCTTTAGTCTTCCTGTTACACGGCAATAGCCATTTTCATCCATAACAGCCAGGTCTCCTGTGTGGAGCCAGCCTTCTGAATCAATCGCTTCCCTCGTTGCATCTGGGTTCTTATAATAACCGTCCATTACATGGTAGCCACGTGTGCATAGTTCTCCCTGAACTCCCCTTGGAACTTCCTCCATCGTGCCTGGCTTGACGATTTTTACCTTGACCTCAGGAAGGGCTTTTCCAACAGTTTCAACCCTCAATTCGAGTGGATCGTTCGTTCTTGTCTGCGTAATGACTGGAGAAGCTTCTGTTTGGCCGTAGGCAATTGTTATTTCCGTTGCTCCCATTTTTTCATTGACAGCTTTCATCACTTCAATCGGACAATTGGAACCAGCCATGATGCCGGTTCTCAAGGATGAAAGGTCATATTTTTCAAATTCCGGATCATTCAGCTCGGCGATGAACATGGTTGGAACTCCGTGAAGCGCAGTACACTTTTCTTTTTCGACCGTCTCAAGAACTGCCTTTGGACTGAATTCCTGGACCGGCACCATTGTTGCACCCACTGTTGCACAAGCAAGCGTCCCCATTACACAGCCGAAGCAATGGAAAAATGGTACAGGAATACACAGTCTATCTTGATCTGTAAGCTTCATTGCAGATGCAACATTATAGGCATTATTGACAATATTGCTGTGTGTGAGCATAACCCCCTTTGGGAATCCAGTCGTACCTGAAGTATATTGCATATTGATGACTTCACTTTGCTTTAGCGTTGCCATTTGCTCGTCGAGTTCTTCCTCTGTTACATCGTCCGCCATATCCAATATATCCTGCCAACTGTACGTCCCTGGAAAACGCTTTTCTCCCATTACAATGACGTTTTTCAAATACGGCAGCGTGCTGCTTTCAAGCTTGCCTGGTTCACTCGTTTTCAGTTCTGGAACAATCTCATACACCATGTCAATATAAGAAGCGTCTTTGAATTGTTCCATCAAAATGATCGTCGTTGAATCTGACTGCTTTAGAAGATATTCCAATTCAGCAGTCCGATAATTTGTATTGACAGTAACAAGAACTGCACCCATCTTTCCAGTGGCGAATTGCGATACCACCCATTCCGGGGTATTGGAAGACCATGCAGCAATGTGCTCTCCTTTTTTCACTCCCAGGCTCATCAGGCCTCTGGCAGCTTTACGGCATAACATATTGAACTCCTTGTAATTCATCCTCAGGTCACGGTCCGCATAAACAACCGCTTCGTGTTCTGGGTATTTCTTCGCCTGAACCTCCAATAATTCACCTACAGTGTATGGCAGCAAATTCTCCAATCTATTAACCTCCTAAATAAGTTTAAGTATGTAAGCGTTTACTCATAACTATACCACCTTAGTTTGAATATTCAATATTTTTGAAATATATTCCTTCCTTTTTCCTAAAATAAAAAAAGCAGGGACCGTTTCCTGCTTTAATTACTTGTCATGCCACATATACGTTTTTCCAGTTTCCTTTGACACAATTGAAATGCCTATTGCCGTTCCATGTCCCGCAGCAATGACGGATTGACTTGAAAGACCCGCCAACAAACTCGTGATGTAAAGGTTAGGTAGTTTTGTAGTTCCATCCGGGTCAATGCCCAATACCTTTTTAATTTTACCACTTGGTACCTTCTCATTTACTGCCAGTTCGAACCCAAGGTTTTCAAGCAATGAGGTTTGAAGGTTGGTTGCAATAATCAAATACTTTGAAACAAACTCTTTGCCATCAGTCAAAATGACAGAATAACCATTATCATTCCTTAGGACAGTTTCCACTGAACCTTCATTCCATTGAGTTCCTGCAGCAAGAGCCTGGTCTTTAATGTTTTCCAGGAGTTCTGAACCGGTGATTTCTTTTATTCC
This window of the Mesobacillus jeotgali genome carries:
- a CDS encoding FAD-dependent oxidoreductase, producing the protein MLEVLVIGGGISGGSAAIYTSQGGLKTAVIDSGKSQIKQVSKLFNYPGIKEITGSELLENIKDQALAAGTQWNEGSVETVLRNDNGYSVILTDGKEFVSKYLIIATNLQTSLLENLGFELAVNEKVPSGKIKKVLGIDPDGTTKLPNLYITSLLAGLSSQSVIAAGHGTAIGISIVSKETGKTYMWHDK
- a CDS encoding AMP-binding protein → MLPYTVGELLEVQAKKYPEHEAVVYADRDLRMNYKEFNMLCRKAARGLMSLGVKKGEHIAAWSSNTPEWVVSQFATGKMGAVLVTVNTNYRTAELEYLLKQSDSTTIILMEQFKDASYIDMVYEIVPELKTSEPGKLESSTLPYLKNVIVMGEKRFPGTYSWQDILDMADDVTEEELDEQMATLKQSEVINMQYTSGTTGFPKGVMLTHSNIVNNAYNVASAMKLTDQDRLCIPVPFFHCFGCVMGTLACATVGATMVPVQEFSPKAVLETVEKEKCTALHGVPTMFIAELNDPEFEKYDLSSLRTGIMAGSNCPIEVMKAVNEKMGATEITIAYGQTEASPVITQTRTNDPLELRVETVGKALPEVKVKIVKPGTMEEVPRGVQGELCTRGYHVMDGYYKNPDATREAIDSEGWLHTGDLAVMDENGYCRVTGRLKDMIIRGGENIYPREIEEFLYKHPKVLDVQVVGIPDSVYGEEVMAWIILKDGESATAEEIKEYCKGKISKHKIPRYIEFTESYPMTASGKIQKFKLREQAMEAVEELKNV
- a CDS encoding GNAT family N-acetyltransferase encodes the protein MLIGEKEFNIKNLNYKIRSAVEMDAEALSDLRLQIDGETENLDREPGEAFIDPQGFQAIIKADSESARNIFLVAETNGRLIGFSRCAGNDLKRFRHKVEFGVGILKEFWGYGIGKNLLQESISWADDNDIKKMTLNVMESNENARRLYEKLGFEVEGILKDDKLLSDGKFYNMIVMGRINKQNGGA